In Chanodichthys erythropterus isolate Z2021 chromosome 11, ASM2448905v1, whole genome shotgun sequence, a single window of DNA contains:
- the scube2 gene encoding signal peptide, CUB and EGF-like domain-containing protein 2 isoform X1 has protein sequence MGAVWTARLLCLFLLLLNTRQSAALPHNTDSDQCAEGSDGCHIDAICQNTPTSYKCTCKTGFKGDGKHCEDIDECDLEYNGGCVHECYNIPGNYRCTCLDGFHLAHDGLNCLDVDECFFNNGGCQHVCVNTMGSYECRCKEGFFLSDNQHTCIHRSVEGMSCMNKEHGCAQICKETPKGGVACECRPGFELAKNQRGCILTCNHGNGGCQHICEDTEQGPICRCHVRYTLHADGRTCVERDEMTPTTPDHNATSLAEVDKRVKRRLLMETCAVNNGGCDSTCKDTSTGVRCSCPVGFTLQPDAKSCKDIDECELHNGGCEHYCRNTIGSFECSCRKGFKLLMDERSCQDIDECFFERTCDHTCLNSPGSFLCVCNKGYTLYGLAHCGDINECSLNNGGCEHTCENTMGSFECHCHAGYKLHWNKKDCIEAEDSPLVPPPARPTLNCNKQGGGELCYLTCQSQVHISSGAEDSYTVTCGMPLPCHAGGQRNRNGSYCPGSGIKTIATFKSGQGKCNLKRSQENLAQSFKTALSDKRATENVQFSFVSLHCASSSRQQRSRHGRKAGEEEGSSITAQFELAVNLEEVTAEGCDLACVRRRSEKRLRKTIRTLRKSINREQFHLHFAGSEYELAKKLVRPADPPDHCGTGQVLLDKKCVKCAVGTYYDGEQGRCFLCPPGTYQDEEGQVSCDVCPGPEGRGIPRTAGARNISECGGQCRPGQFSHDGFVPCLPCPQGTYQPEVGRTSCFSCGGSLTTKYDGAVSFQDCETKVQCSPGHYYNTSTHRCIRCPVGTYQMEFGQNYCIACPGNTTTDFDGSTNIMQCKNRQCGGELGEFTGYIESPNYPGNYPANIECIWTITPPPKRRILVVVPEIYLPIEDECGDYLVMRKSSLPNSVTTYETCQTYERPIAFTSRSKKLWIQFHSNEGNSGKGFQVPYVTYDEDYQELIEDIVRDGRLYASENHQEILKDKKLMKALFDVLAHPQNFFNYTAQESREMFPKSFIKFLRSKVLRFLRP, from the exons ATGGGAGCTGTTTGGACTGCACGGCTCCTCTGTTTGTTTTTGCTCTTGTTAAATACTCGCCAAAGCGCCGCACTTCCTCACAACACTG ATTCAGATCAGTGTGCAGAGGGAAGCGATGGCTGTCACATTGATGCTATTTGTCAGAATACCCCAACTTCATACAAGTGCACTTGTAAAACAGGCTTTAAAGGGGACGGGAAACACTGTGAAG ACATTGATGAATGTGATCTGGAATACAATGGTGGCTGTGTACACGAATGTTACAACATACCCGGCAATTACCGCTGTACTTGCCTTGATGGGTTTCATTTGGCACATGATGGACTCAACTGTCTCG ATGTGGACGAATGTTTCTTCAACAATGGCGGCTGTCAGCATGTATGTGTCAACACTATGGGAAGCTACGAGTGCCGCTGCAAGGAAGGATTTTTCCTGAGTGACAATCAACACACATGCATCCATCGCTCCGTGG AAGGCATGAGCTGCATGAATAAAGAACACGGCTGTGCTCAGATCTGTAAGGAAACACCCAAAGGTGGCGTCGCCTGTGAGTGCCGGCCGGGCTTTGAACTGGCTAAGAACCAGCGAGGCTGCATCC TGACCTGTAACCATGGCAATGGGGGCTGCCAGCACATCTGTGAGGACACAGAGCAGGGGCCCATCTGCAGGTGTCACGTCAGGTACACGCTGCACGCAGATGGCAGAACCTGTGTAG AAAGGGATGAAATGACTCCCACCACCCCTGATCACAATGCCACTTCCTTGGCCGAGGTTGACAAACGAGTCAAGCGTCGACTTCTCATGG AGACGTGTGCAGTGAATAATGGAGGCTGTGACAGCACCTGTAAGGACACATCCACAGGTGTTCGCTGCAGCTGCCCAGTGGGATTTACTCTTCAACCTGATGCCAAATCCTGCAAAG ACATTGATGAGTGTGAACTCCATAACGGCGGCTGTGAACACTACTGCAGGAACACCATTGGCAGCTTTGAATGTAGCTGTCGAAAGGGCTTCAAGCTGCTGATGGACGAGCGTTCATGCCAGG ATATCGACGAGTGCTTTTTTGAGAGGACGTGCGACCACACTTGTTTAAACTCGCCTGGTAGCTTCCTGTGTGTTTGCAATAAGGGCTACACTCTCTATGGGCTTGCCCATTGTGGAG ACATAAACGAATGTAGTTTGAACAATGGAGGATGTGAGCACACCTGTGAGAACACCATGGGAAGCTTTGAGTGCCACTGTCATGCTGGTTACAAGCTGCACTGGAACAAGAAAGACTGTATCG AAGCAGAGGACTCTCCACTAGTGCCACCGCCTGCCAGGCCCACTCTCAACTGCAATAAGCAGGGAGGGGGTGAGCTCTGCTACCTGACCTGCCAGTCCCAGGTTCATATCAGCAGTG GAGCTGAAGATTCATACACGGTGACCTGTGGCATGCCACTGCCGTGCCACGCAGGAGGGCAACGGAACAGGAACGGGTCATATTGCCCAG GTTCAGGAATCAAAACCATTGCTACATTTAAATCTGGACAGGGGAAGTGCAATCTGAAGCGGAGTCAGGAAAATCTTGCACAGAGCTTCAAAACTGCCCTGTCAG ATAAAAGAGCCACCGAGAATGTCCAGTTCAGCTTTGTTAGCCTGCACTGTGCCTCTTCAAGCAGACAGCAACGTAGTCGCCATGGACGGAAGGCTGGCGAGGAGGAAGGGTCCTCCATTACTGCCCAGTTTGAGCTGGCTGTGAACCTGGAGGAGGTAACAG CAGAGGGCTGTGACCTGGCATGTGTTCGGCGGCGCTCAGAGAAGCGGCTTAGGAAGACTATCCGCACTCTTCGAAAGTCCATTAACCGGGAGCAGTTTCACCTGCACTTTGCTGGATCGGAGTACGAGCTGGCCAAGAAACTCGTCCGACCCGCTGACCCTCCAGATCACTGCGGCACCGGACAGGTTCTGCTGGACAAGAAATGTG TCAAATGTGCCGTTGGCACGTACTATGATGGAGAGCAGGGGAGGTGCTTTCTTTGCCCACCTGGGACGTACCAAGATGAAGAGGGGCAGGTGTCATGCGACGTGTGCCCAGGACCCGAGGGCAGGGGAATCCCGAGAACCGCAGGAGCACGCAACATCTCGGAGTGTGGAG GTCAGTGCCGTCCTGGTCAGTTCTCACATGATGGCTTTGTGCCCTGTCTACCCTGCCCACAAGGCACCTATCAGCCTGAGGTCGGTCGCACATCCTGTTTCTCATGTGGAGGAAGCCTCACAACCAAATATGATGGTGCTGTGTCCTTCCAGGACTGTGAGACTAAAG TTCAGTGCTCCCCGGGGCATTACTACAATACCAGCACCCACCGTTGTATCCGTTGCCCTGTTGGAACCTATCAGATGGAGTTTGGCCAAAACTACTGCATTGCCTGCCCTGGAAACACTACCACTGACTTTGATGGATCCACAAACATTATGCAGTGCAAAA ACAGACAATGTGGAGGAGAGCTGGGAGAATTCACCGGCTATATCGAATCCCCAAACTACCCCGGCAACTACCCGGCCAACATCGAGTGCATCTGGACCATCACCCCTCCCCCTAAGCGCAGAATCCTCGTCGTGGTACCTGAGATCTACCTTCCCATTGAAGACGAGTGTGGGGACTATTTGGTCATGCGGAAGAGCT CTCTGCCCAATTCAGTGACGACTTATGAGACATGCCAGACGTACGAGCGACCCATCGCCTTCACCTCCCGCTCAAAGAAACTCTGGATCCAGTTCCACTCCAATGAAGGAAACAGTGGAAAAGGCTTCCAAGTGCCTTACGTGACGTATGATG AGGACTACCAGGAGCTCATTGAAGACATTGTTAGGGATGGAAGATTATATGCTTCTGAGAATCATCAAGAAATTCTTAAG GACAAGAAGCTAATGAAGGCCCTGTTTGATGTCCTGGCCCATCCACAAAACTTCTTCAACTACACTGCACAAGAGTCTAGAGAAATGTTTCCAAAATCGTTTATCAAATTCCTCCGTTCCAAAGTTTTGAGATTTCTACGGCCCTGA
- the scube2 gene encoding signal peptide, CUB and EGF-like domain-containing protein 2 isoform X2, whose product MGAVWTARLLCLFLLLLNTRQSAALPHNTDSDQCAEGSDGCHIDAICQNTPTSYKCTCKTGFKGDGKHCEDIDECDLEYNGGCVHECYNIPGNYRCTCLDGFHLAHDGLNCLDVDECFFNNGGCQHVCVNTMGSYECRCKEGFFLSDNQHTCIHRSVEGMSCMNKEHGCAQICKETPKGGVACECRPGFELAKNQRGCILTCNHGNGGCQHICEDTEQGPICRCHVRYTLHADGRTCVERDEMTPTTPDHNATSLAEVDKRVKRRLLMETCAVNNGGCDSTCKDTSTGVRCSCPVGFTLQPDAKSCKDIDECELHNGGCEHYCRNTIGSFECSCRKGFKLLMDERSCQDIDECFFERTCDHTCLNSPGSFLCVCNKGYTLYGLAHCGDINECSLNNGGCEHTCENTMGSFECHCHAGYKLHWNKKDCIEAEDSPLVPPPARPTLNCNKQGGGELCYLTCQSQVHISSGAEDSYTVTCGMPLPCHAGGQRNRNGSYCPGSGIKTIATFKSGQGKCNLKRSQENLAQSFKTALSDKRATENVQFSFVSLHCASSSRQQRSRHGRKAGEEEGSSITAQFELAVNLEEVTEGCDLACVRRRSEKRLRKTIRTLRKSINREQFHLHFAGSEYELAKKLVRPADPPDHCGTGQVLLDKKCVKCAVGTYYDGEQGRCFLCPPGTYQDEEGQVSCDVCPGPEGRGIPRTAGARNISECGGQCRPGQFSHDGFVPCLPCPQGTYQPEVGRTSCFSCGGSLTTKYDGAVSFQDCETKVQCSPGHYYNTSTHRCIRCPVGTYQMEFGQNYCIACPGNTTTDFDGSTNIMQCKNRQCGGELGEFTGYIESPNYPGNYPANIECIWTITPPPKRRILVVVPEIYLPIEDECGDYLVMRKSSLPNSVTTYETCQTYERPIAFTSRSKKLWIQFHSNEGNSGKGFQVPYVTYDEDYQELIEDIVRDGRLYASENHQEILKDKKLMKALFDVLAHPQNFFNYTAQESREMFPKSFIKFLRSKVLRFLRP is encoded by the exons ATGGGAGCTGTTTGGACTGCACGGCTCCTCTGTTTGTTTTTGCTCTTGTTAAATACTCGCCAAAGCGCCGCACTTCCTCACAACACTG ATTCAGATCAGTGTGCAGAGGGAAGCGATGGCTGTCACATTGATGCTATTTGTCAGAATACCCCAACTTCATACAAGTGCACTTGTAAAACAGGCTTTAAAGGGGACGGGAAACACTGTGAAG ACATTGATGAATGTGATCTGGAATACAATGGTGGCTGTGTACACGAATGTTACAACATACCCGGCAATTACCGCTGTACTTGCCTTGATGGGTTTCATTTGGCACATGATGGACTCAACTGTCTCG ATGTGGACGAATGTTTCTTCAACAATGGCGGCTGTCAGCATGTATGTGTCAACACTATGGGAAGCTACGAGTGCCGCTGCAAGGAAGGATTTTTCCTGAGTGACAATCAACACACATGCATCCATCGCTCCGTGG AAGGCATGAGCTGCATGAATAAAGAACACGGCTGTGCTCAGATCTGTAAGGAAACACCCAAAGGTGGCGTCGCCTGTGAGTGCCGGCCGGGCTTTGAACTGGCTAAGAACCAGCGAGGCTGCATCC TGACCTGTAACCATGGCAATGGGGGCTGCCAGCACATCTGTGAGGACACAGAGCAGGGGCCCATCTGCAGGTGTCACGTCAGGTACACGCTGCACGCAGATGGCAGAACCTGTGTAG AAAGGGATGAAATGACTCCCACCACCCCTGATCACAATGCCACTTCCTTGGCCGAGGTTGACAAACGAGTCAAGCGTCGACTTCTCATGG AGACGTGTGCAGTGAATAATGGAGGCTGTGACAGCACCTGTAAGGACACATCCACAGGTGTTCGCTGCAGCTGCCCAGTGGGATTTACTCTTCAACCTGATGCCAAATCCTGCAAAG ACATTGATGAGTGTGAACTCCATAACGGCGGCTGTGAACACTACTGCAGGAACACCATTGGCAGCTTTGAATGTAGCTGTCGAAAGGGCTTCAAGCTGCTGATGGACGAGCGTTCATGCCAGG ATATCGACGAGTGCTTTTTTGAGAGGACGTGCGACCACACTTGTTTAAACTCGCCTGGTAGCTTCCTGTGTGTTTGCAATAAGGGCTACACTCTCTATGGGCTTGCCCATTGTGGAG ACATAAACGAATGTAGTTTGAACAATGGAGGATGTGAGCACACCTGTGAGAACACCATGGGAAGCTTTGAGTGCCACTGTCATGCTGGTTACAAGCTGCACTGGAACAAGAAAGACTGTATCG AAGCAGAGGACTCTCCACTAGTGCCACCGCCTGCCAGGCCCACTCTCAACTGCAATAAGCAGGGAGGGGGTGAGCTCTGCTACCTGACCTGCCAGTCCCAGGTTCATATCAGCAGTG GAGCTGAAGATTCATACACGGTGACCTGTGGCATGCCACTGCCGTGCCACGCAGGAGGGCAACGGAACAGGAACGGGTCATATTGCCCAG GTTCAGGAATCAAAACCATTGCTACATTTAAATCTGGACAGGGGAAGTGCAATCTGAAGCGGAGTCAGGAAAATCTTGCACAGAGCTTCAAAACTGCCCTGTCAG ATAAAAGAGCCACCGAGAATGTCCAGTTCAGCTTTGTTAGCCTGCACTGTGCCTCTTCAAGCAGACAGCAACGTAGTCGCCATGGACGGAAGGCTGGCGAGGAGGAAGGGTCCTCCATTACTGCCCAGTTTGAGCTGGCTGTGAACCTGGAGGAGGTAACAG AGGGCTGTGACCTGGCATGTGTTCGGCGGCGCTCAGAGAAGCGGCTTAGGAAGACTATCCGCACTCTTCGAAAGTCCATTAACCGGGAGCAGTTTCACCTGCACTTTGCTGGATCGGAGTACGAGCTGGCCAAGAAACTCGTCCGACCCGCTGACCCTCCAGATCACTGCGGCACCGGACAGGTTCTGCTGGACAAGAAATGTG TCAAATGTGCCGTTGGCACGTACTATGATGGAGAGCAGGGGAGGTGCTTTCTTTGCCCACCTGGGACGTACCAAGATGAAGAGGGGCAGGTGTCATGCGACGTGTGCCCAGGACCCGAGGGCAGGGGAATCCCGAGAACCGCAGGAGCACGCAACATCTCGGAGTGTGGAG GTCAGTGCCGTCCTGGTCAGTTCTCACATGATGGCTTTGTGCCCTGTCTACCCTGCCCACAAGGCACCTATCAGCCTGAGGTCGGTCGCACATCCTGTTTCTCATGTGGAGGAAGCCTCACAACCAAATATGATGGTGCTGTGTCCTTCCAGGACTGTGAGACTAAAG TTCAGTGCTCCCCGGGGCATTACTACAATACCAGCACCCACCGTTGTATCCGTTGCCCTGTTGGAACCTATCAGATGGAGTTTGGCCAAAACTACTGCATTGCCTGCCCTGGAAACACTACCACTGACTTTGATGGATCCACAAACATTATGCAGTGCAAAA ACAGACAATGTGGAGGAGAGCTGGGAGAATTCACCGGCTATATCGAATCCCCAAACTACCCCGGCAACTACCCGGCCAACATCGAGTGCATCTGGACCATCACCCCTCCCCCTAAGCGCAGAATCCTCGTCGTGGTACCTGAGATCTACCTTCCCATTGAAGACGAGTGTGGGGACTATTTGGTCATGCGGAAGAGCT CTCTGCCCAATTCAGTGACGACTTATGAGACATGCCAGACGTACGAGCGACCCATCGCCTTCACCTCCCGCTCAAAGAAACTCTGGATCCAGTTCCACTCCAATGAAGGAAACAGTGGAAAAGGCTTCCAAGTGCCTTACGTGACGTATGATG AGGACTACCAGGAGCTCATTGAAGACATTGTTAGGGATGGAAGATTATATGCTTCTGAGAATCATCAAGAAATTCTTAAG GACAAGAAGCTAATGAAGGCCCTGTTTGATGTCCTGGCCCATCCACAAAACTTCTTCAACTACACTGCACAAGAGTCTAGAGAAATGTTTCCAAAATCGTTTATCAAATTCCTCCGTTCCAAAGTTTTGAGATTTCTACGGCCCTGA
- the scube2 gene encoding signal peptide, CUB and EGF-like domain-containing protein 2 isoform X3: MHPSLQGMSCMNKEHGCAQICKETPKGGVACECRPGFELAKNQRGCILTCNHGNGGCQHICEDTEQGPICRCHVRYTLHADGRTCVERDEMTPTTPDHNATSLAEVDKRVKRRLLMETCAVNNGGCDSTCKDTSTGVRCSCPVGFTLQPDAKSCKDIDECELHNGGCEHYCRNTIGSFECSCRKGFKLLMDERSCQDIDECFFERTCDHTCLNSPGSFLCVCNKGYTLYGLAHCGDINECSLNNGGCEHTCENTMGSFECHCHAGYKLHWNKKDCIEAEDSPLVPPPARPTLNCNKQGGGELCYLTCQSQVHISSGAEDSYTVTCGMPLPCHAGGQRNRNGSYCPGSGIKTIATFKSGQGKCNLKRSQENLAQSFKTALSDKRATENVQFSFVSLHCASSSRQQRSRHGRKAGEEEGSSITAQFELAVNLEEVTAEGCDLACVRRRSEKRLRKTIRTLRKSINREQFHLHFAGSEYELAKKLVRPADPPDHCGTGQVLLDKKCVKCAVGTYYDGEQGRCFLCPPGTYQDEEGQVSCDVCPGPEGRGIPRTAGARNISECGGQCRPGQFSHDGFVPCLPCPQGTYQPEVGRTSCFSCGGSLTTKYDGAVSFQDCETKVQCSPGHYYNTSTHRCIRCPVGTYQMEFGQNYCIACPGNTTTDFDGSTNIMQCKNRQCGGELGEFTGYIESPNYPGNYPANIECIWTITPPPKRRILVVVPEIYLPIEDECGDYLVMRKSSLPNSVTTYETCQTYERPIAFTSRSKKLWIQFHSNEGNSGKGFQVPYVTYDEDYQELIEDIVRDGRLYASENHQEILKDKKLMKALFDVLAHPQNFFNYTAQESREMFPKSFIKFLRSKVLRFLRP, from the exons ATGCATCCATCGCTCC AAGGCATGAGCTGCATGAATAAAGAACACGGCTGTGCTCAGATCTGTAAGGAAACACCCAAAGGTGGCGTCGCCTGTGAGTGCCGGCCGGGCTTTGAACTGGCTAAGAACCAGCGAGGCTGCATCC TGACCTGTAACCATGGCAATGGGGGCTGCCAGCACATCTGTGAGGACACAGAGCAGGGGCCCATCTGCAGGTGTCACGTCAGGTACACGCTGCACGCAGATGGCAGAACCTGTGTAG AAAGGGATGAAATGACTCCCACCACCCCTGATCACAATGCCACTTCCTTGGCCGAGGTTGACAAACGAGTCAAGCGTCGACTTCTCATGG AGACGTGTGCAGTGAATAATGGAGGCTGTGACAGCACCTGTAAGGACACATCCACAGGTGTTCGCTGCAGCTGCCCAGTGGGATTTACTCTTCAACCTGATGCCAAATCCTGCAAAG ACATTGATGAGTGTGAACTCCATAACGGCGGCTGTGAACACTACTGCAGGAACACCATTGGCAGCTTTGAATGTAGCTGTCGAAAGGGCTTCAAGCTGCTGATGGACGAGCGTTCATGCCAGG ATATCGACGAGTGCTTTTTTGAGAGGACGTGCGACCACACTTGTTTAAACTCGCCTGGTAGCTTCCTGTGTGTTTGCAATAAGGGCTACACTCTCTATGGGCTTGCCCATTGTGGAG ACATAAACGAATGTAGTTTGAACAATGGAGGATGTGAGCACACCTGTGAGAACACCATGGGAAGCTTTGAGTGCCACTGTCATGCTGGTTACAAGCTGCACTGGAACAAGAAAGACTGTATCG AAGCAGAGGACTCTCCACTAGTGCCACCGCCTGCCAGGCCCACTCTCAACTGCAATAAGCAGGGAGGGGGTGAGCTCTGCTACCTGACCTGCCAGTCCCAGGTTCATATCAGCAGTG GAGCTGAAGATTCATACACGGTGACCTGTGGCATGCCACTGCCGTGCCACGCAGGAGGGCAACGGAACAGGAACGGGTCATATTGCCCAG GTTCAGGAATCAAAACCATTGCTACATTTAAATCTGGACAGGGGAAGTGCAATCTGAAGCGGAGTCAGGAAAATCTTGCACAGAGCTTCAAAACTGCCCTGTCAG ATAAAAGAGCCACCGAGAATGTCCAGTTCAGCTTTGTTAGCCTGCACTGTGCCTCTTCAAGCAGACAGCAACGTAGTCGCCATGGACGGAAGGCTGGCGAGGAGGAAGGGTCCTCCATTACTGCCCAGTTTGAGCTGGCTGTGAACCTGGAGGAGGTAACAG CAGAGGGCTGTGACCTGGCATGTGTTCGGCGGCGCTCAGAGAAGCGGCTTAGGAAGACTATCCGCACTCTTCGAAAGTCCATTAACCGGGAGCAGTTTCACCTGCACTTTGCTGGATCGGAGTACGAGCTGGCCAAGAAACTCGTCCGACCCGCTGACCCTCCAGATCACTGCGGCACCGGACAGGTTCTGCTGGACAAGAAATGTG TCAAATGTGCCGTTGGCACGTACTATGATGGAGAGCAGGGGAGGTGCTTTCTTTGCCCACCTGGGACGTACCAAGATGAAGAGGGGCAGGTGTCATGCGACGTGTGCCCAGGACCCGAGGGCAGGGGAATCCCGAGAACCGCAGGAGCACGCAACATCTCGGAGTGTGGAG GTCAGTGCCGTCCTGGTCAGTTCTCACATGATGGCTTTGTGCCCTGTCTACCCTGCCCACAAGGCACCTATCAGCCTGAGGTCGGTCGCACATCCTGTTTCTCATGTGGAGGAAGCCTCACAACCAAATATGATGGTGCTGTGTCCTTCCAGGACTGTGAGACTAAAG TTCAGTGCTCCCCGGGGCATTACTACAATACCAGCACCCACCGTTGTATCCGTTGCCCTGTTGGAACCTATCAGATGGAGTTTGGCCAAAACTACTGCATTGCCTGCCCTGGAAACACTACCACTGACTTTGATGGATCCACAAACATTATGCAGTGCAAAA ACAGACAATGTGGAGGAGAGCTGGGAGAATTCACCGGCTATATCGAATCCCCAAACTACCCCGGCAACTACCCGGCCAACATCGAGTGCATCTGGACCATCACCCCTCCCCCTAAGCGCAGAATCCTCGTCGTGGTACCTGAGATCTACCTTCCCATTGAAGACGAGTGTGGGGACTATTTGGTCATGCGGAAGAGCT CTCTGCCCAATTCAGTGACGACTTATGAGACATGCCAGACGTACGAGCGACCCATCGCCTTCACCTCCCGCTCAAAGAAACTCTGGATCCAGTTCCACTCCAATGAAGGAAACAGTGGAAAAGGCTTCCAAGTGCCTTACGTGACGTATGATG AGGACTACCAGGAGCTCATTGAAGACATTGTTAGGGATGGAAGATTATATGCTTCTGAGAATCATCAAGAAATTCTTAAG GACAAGAAGCTAATGAAGGCCCTGTTTGATGTCCTGGCCCATCCACAAAACTTCTTCAACTACACTGCACAAGAGTCTAGAGAAATGTTTCCAAAATCGTTTATCAAATTCCTCCGTTCCAAAGTTTTGAGATTTCTACGGCCCTGA
- the tmem9b gene encoding transmembrane protein 9B has protein sequence MNRVTPRCAVNLLTFSSLVCFLLLLYTQTAEAKNSEDIRCKCICPPYKEIDGQIYNQNVSLKDCNCLHVVEPMPVEGKDVEAYCLRCECKYEERSSGTIKVTIIIYLSILGLLLLYMVYLTLLEPVLKRRLFGHSQLIQSEDEVGDQQPFANAHDVLSRSRSRSNMLNKVEHAQQRWRRQVQEQRKSVFDRHVVLS, from the exons ATGAATCGAGTGACCCCAAGATGCGCTGTCAATCTGTTGACGTTTTCATCGCTAGTGTGTTTTCTGCTtttattatatacacagacagcAGAAGCTAAG aattcagAAGACATCAGGTGCAAATGTATCTGTCCACCCTATAAGGAAATTGATGGACAGATCTACAATCAAAACGTTTCCTTGAAGGACTG CAATTGCCTTCATGTGGTGGAGCCGATGCCTGTTGAAGGCAAGGATGTGGAGGCATACTGTTTACGCTGTGAATGCAAATATGAAGAAAGGAGCTCTGGAACCATCAAA GTCACTATTATAATATATCTGTCTATTCTGGGCCTTCTGCTGTTGTATATGGTCTATCTGACACTGTTGGAGCCTGTATTGAAGAGAAGGCTGTTTGGCCATTCACAACTCATTCAGAGTGAGGATGAGGTTGGG GACCAGCAGCCCTTCGCCAATGCCCACGATGTGCTTTCCCGTTCTCGCTCTCGCTCCAACATGCTCAACAAAGTGGAGCACGCTCAGCAGCGCTGGAGGAGGCAGGTCCAAGAACAGCGCAAGTCTGTCTTCGACCGTCATGTGGTTCTCAGCTAA